A single Prochlorococcus marinus XMU1410 DNA region contains:
- a CDS encoding folate-binding protein YgfZ: protein MQDIKKFWLEKFDCFSVTGKDAKKFLNGITTSNILNSENKVIKTCWLTPNGVLRALIEIIVLERNLEVIILLGNSHEIIDYFNQIIFPADDVLLSEPFLVNRIQEIDEFNSWRTYPPIFFKREDKEFEIYKNKLNLLNPNDLKLWKINQAIPSFEMEINGKNNPLELGLQDLIDFDKGCYLGQETMSKIKNVSSLKQEIRIWKSFESNFNLDVEDKNLYIDSTKDISVGKITSFFISDSQIKGLAMIKRKYLEEGSYFFSEIFGKIIINKSVGSIFL from the coding sequence ATGCAAGATATAAAAAAATTTTGGCTTGAAAAATTTGATTGTTTTTCTGTCACCGGAAAAGATGCTAAGAAATTTTTAAATGGAATAACAACAAGTAATATTCTTAATTCAGAAAATAAAGTTATCAAAACTTGTTGGCTAACTCCAAATGGAGTTCTAAGGGCATTAATTGAAATCATTGTTTTAGAAAGAAACTTAGAAGTAATTATCTTGTTGGGCAACTCTCATGAAATAATTGATTACTTTAATCAAATTATTTTTCCAGCGGATGATGTACTTTTAAGTGAACCTTTCTTGGTAAATAGAATTCAGGAAATTGATGAATTTAATTCATGGAGAACTTACCCGCCAATTTTCTTCAAAAGAGAAGACAAAGAATTTGAAATATATAAAAATAAACTAAATTTACTAAATCCCAATGATTTAAAACTTTGGAAGATTAATCAGGCAATTCCCTCATTTGAAATGGAAATAAATGGAAAAAATAATCCTCTTGAGCTTGGATTACAAGATCTTATAGATTTTGATAAAGGTTGTTATTTAGGACAAGAAACAATGTCAAAAATAAAAAATGTTTCTTCTTTAAAACAGGAAATTAGAATTTGGAAATCATTTGAATCTAATTTTAATTTAGACGTTGAAGATAAAAATTTATACATAGACTCAACCAAGGATATTTCTGTAGGCAAAATCACTAGTTTTTTTATATCAGATTCTCAAATAAAAGGTTTAGCAATGATAAAAAGAAAATATTTAGAGGAAGGAAGTTATTTTTTTTCAGAAATTTTTGGGAAAATTATTATAAATAAATCTGTAGGATCAATTTTTCTTTAA
- the tgt gene encoding tRNA guanosine(34) transglycosylase Tgt: MFEFEITSNCSRTGARTGIFHTPNGQVKTPKFMPVGTLATVKGISSKQLTSTGSEMILSNTFHLHLQPGEKLVRESGGIHKFMNWPNPILTDSGGYQVFSLAKLNNISDKGVEFKNPRDGSHVFLSPEKVIQIQMDLGSDVAMAFDHCPPHTANENDIEDSLQRTHSWLQKCVETHQKSNQALFGIVQGGKYPKLREYSAKYTSSFDLPGIAVGGVSVGEAVEEIHSVINYVPKFLPINKPRYLMGIGSLREISLAVANGFDIFDCVLPTRLGRHGTAFFNDERLNLRNARFKNDFSPIDKTCKCETCKSYSRAYLHHLIRNEEILGLTLISLHNIAHLIRFTNSISTAIRDNCFTNDFAPWKTSSIAHHTW, encoded by the coding sequence GTGTTTGAATTTGAAATTACATCTAATTGCAGTAGAACAGGTGCAAGAACTGGTATATTTCATACACCAAATGGTCAAGTAAAAACTCCAAAATTTATGCCTGTGGGTACTTTGGCCACGGTTAAAGGAATTTCATCTAAGCAGTTAACCTCTACAGGATCAGAAATGATTCTCTCAAATACCTTTCATCTTCATTTACAACCTGGAGAAAAATTAGTTAGGGAATCTGGCGGAATACATAAGTTCATGAATTGGCCTAATCCTATTCTTACTGATTCAGGAGGATATCAAGTTTTTAGTTTGGCCAAATTAAACAATATTTCCGATAAAGGAGTGGAATTTAAAAATCCAAGAGATGGTAGTCATGTTTTTTTATCGCCTGAAAAAGTAATACAGATTCAAATGGATCTTGGATCGGATGTTGCGATGGCTTTTGATCATTGTCCTCCGCATACAGCTAACGAAAATGATATTGAGGACTCTTTACAAAGAACTCATTCATGGTTGCAAAAATGTGTTGAGACTCATCAGAAATCCAATCAAGCATTATTCGGTATAGTTCAAGGTGGAAAATATCCGAAATTAAGAGAATATAGCGCAAAATATACAAGTTCTTTTGATCTGCCTGGAATAGCAGTGGGAGGGGTAAGTGTTGGCGAGGCAGTCGAAGAAATTCATAGTGTAATTAATTACGTCCCGAAATTCCTACCAATAAATAAACCAAGATATTTAATGGGAATTGGCTCTTTAAGAGAAATTTCTTTAGCTGTTGCTAATGGATTCGATATATTTGACTGTGTTTTGCCTACAAGACTAGGAAGACATGGGACGGCATTTTTTAATGATGAAAGATTGAATTTACGAAATGCTCGATTTAAAAATGACTTTTCTCCGATTGACAAAACTTGTAAATGCGAAACCTGTAAATCCTATTCTCGTGCATATTTACATCATCTAATTAGAAATGAAGAAATATTAGGCCTAACTCTCATAAGTTTGCATAATATTGCTCACTTAATAAGATTTACCAATTCAATTTCTACTGCAATTAGAGATAATTGTTTTACAAATGATTTCGCTCCTTGGAAAACATCCTCTATTGCTCACCATACGTGGTAA
- a CDS encoding hemolysin family protein: MKITLLLFLLFLPAFFAASELSFLLIRPSKVLRLIEEKKKGAFSILKIQKRFRSSLIASQFGVTISLISIGWLSNNLANDYWKSNILSNRFYDLLLFLFVVLIVTLVSGLIPKALVINNPESAALRLTTIFDAVRKAMNPIVKTIEFFASACLGLFNLNNKWDSLNSGLSAGELETLIETDNVTGLKPDEKNILEGVFALKDTQVKEVMIPRSEMVTLPKNITFSELMKQVDKTRHARFFVIGESLDDVLGVLDLRYLAKPISKGEMEADTLLEPFLLPVTKIIETCSLAEIFPMVRDYNPFLLVVDEHGGTEGLITAADLNGEIVGEEMLNNRIYSDMRMLDNFSKKWSIAGKSEIVEINKKIGCSIPEGTDYHTIAGFMLEKFQMVPKIGDILDFNNIKFEVISMSGPKIDRVKIILPKS, encoded by the coding sequence ATGAAAATAACTCTACTTCTATTTCTTTTATTTCTACCAGCTTTTTTCGCAGCGAGTGAACTCTCTTTTTTATTAATAAGGCCAAGTAAAGTTTTAAGGTTAATAGAAGAAAAAAAGAAAGGAGCATTTTCAATTTTAAAAATTCAAAAACGTTTTAGATCTTCACTAATTGCTTCTCAATTTGGAGTAACAATTTCATTAATTTCAATTGGATGGCTGAGCAATAACCTGGCTAATGATTATTGGAAAAGCAATATTTTATCAAATAGATTTTATGATCTTCTATTATTTTTATTTGTTGTTTTAATTGTTACTCTTGTTTCTGGACTCATTCCAAAAGCTTTAGTAATTAACAATCCAGAATCTGCTGCATTAAGGTTAACCACAATATTCGATGCCGTGAGAAAAGCTATGAATCCTATAGTGAAAACAATAGAATTCTTTGCTAGCGCCTGTTTAGGCTTGTTCAATTTAAATAACAAATGGGATTCTTTAAACTCGGGTTTATCTGCTGGAGAATTAGAAACTCTTATAGAAACAGATAACGTAACAGGTTTAAAACCAGATGAGAAGAATATTCTTGAAGGAGTTTTTGCTTTAAAAGATACACAGGTTAAAGAAGTGATGATTCCAAGATCTGAAATGGTAACTTTGCCAAAAAATATAACCTTTTCAGAACTAATGAAACAAGTAGATAAAACTCGACATGCTCGCTTCTTTGTGATTGGTGAGTCTTTAGATGATGTATTAGGTGTATTAGATTTACGTTATCTAGCTAAGCCAATATCAAAAGGTGAAATGGAAGCCGATACATTATTAGAGCCATTCCTTTTACCAGTAACAAAAATAATAGAAACATGTTCACTAGCAGAAATATTTCCAATGGTAAGAGACTACAATCCATTCTTATTAGTAGTTGATGAACACGGTGGAACAGAAGGACTTATAACTGCAGCTGATCTAAATGGCGAAATAGTTGGAGAAGAAATGCTCAATAATAGAATTTATTCAGATATGAGAATGTTAGATAATTTCTCTAAAAAATGGTCAATAGCTGGAAAATCAGAAATTGTTGAAATCAATAAAAAGATAGGATGTTCAATTCCAGAAGGTACTGATTATCATACTATTGCTGGATTTATGTTAGAAAAATTTCAAATGGTTCCAAAAATTGGCGACATTTTAGATTTTAATAACATAAAATTTGAAGTTATTTCTATGTCAGGTCCAAAAATTGATCGTGTTAAAATAATTCTTCCCAAAAGCTAA
- the pyrE gene encoding orotate phosphoribosyltransferase, whose translation MGKFSDKFDLNKAKLLKQLIEKSYKKGNFTLSSGKKSSHYLNCKPVSLNGEGLNLISDLFLELKDSRTKAVAGLTLGADPIVSGLIVKAASQGLDLNGLIIRKEIKKYGTKAGIEGPILEEGTLVTVLEDVVTTAGSVIKAINKLRENNYVVEEVLSIVDRQEGGLEALEDENVKLKTLFTIKDFL comes from the coding sequence ATGGGCAAATTTTCGGATAAGTTTGATTTAAATAAAGCAAAATTGTTAAAACAGTTAATTGAAAAATCTTACAAGAAAGGAAATTTCACTTTATCTTCAGGGAAAAAAAGCAGTCATTACTTGAACTGTAAACCAGTTTCATTAAATGGCGAAGGCTTAAATTTAATAAGTGATTTATTTTTAGAGTTAAAAGACTCAAGGACAAAAGCTGTAGCAGGATTGACATTAGGCGCAGATCCTATAGTAAGTGGATTAATTGTCAAAGCAGCTTCGCAAGGCTTAGATCTAAATGGTTTAATAATTCGCAAAGAAATTAAAAAATACGGCACTAAAGCTGGAATAGAGGGCCCTATTTTAGAAGAAGGTACCTTGGTAACTGTCTTGGAGGATGTGGTTACAACTGCCGGTTCAGTAATAAAAGCTATAAATAAGCTACGAGAAAATAATTATGTTGTTGAGGAAGTTTTGTCTATAGTTGATAGGCAAGAAGGGGGATTAGAAGCCCTTGAAGATGAAAATGTTAAATTAAAGACTCTTTTTACAATAAAAGACTTTTTATAA
- a CDS encoding photosystem II reaction center protein K, which produces MLILFNTFAELPEAYKAFAPTVDVLPLIPLFFFLLVFVWQAAVGFK; this is translated from the coding sequence GTGCTCATTCTATTTAATACATTCGCTGAATTGCCCGAGGCTTATAAGGCCTTTGCTCCAACTGTTGATGTTCTTCCACTGATTCCTTTATTTTTCTTTTTATTAGTGTTTGTTTGGCAAGCTGCAGTTGGATTTAAATAA
- a CDS encoding Gfo/Idh/MocA family protein: MQPTSSPVKVGVIGIGNMGWHHARVLSLLKDANLIGVADPNEERGKLAIEQFKCEWFKDYKDLIPKVDAICIAVPTLLHQKVGLDCLKRGANVLIEKPIAANELEAKSLIEAANASNCLLQVGHIERFNPAFRELNKIVNNEEIVVLEARRHSPHADRANDVSVVMDLMIHDIDLILELVNSKIQKLAAVGGRNSEGLIDYVNATLVFKNNVIASLTASKMSHKKIRNLSAHCQNGLVETDFLNHSLQIHRKSHESYTAEHGELVYRNDGYVEEVSTTSIEPLYAELEHFLKCVQGTEIPEVDGEQASRALKIADFIESAVENSGDAILLENPV, from the coding sequence ATGCAACCAACCTCATCACCCGTAAAGGTTGGAGTCATAGGTATAGGAAATATGGGCTGGCATCATGCTCGAGTACTAAGTTTACTCAAAGATGCAAATCTTATTGGAGTCGCAGATCCAAATGAGGAGAGAGGGAAATTAGCTATTGAGCAATTTAAATGTGAATGGTTCAAGGATTATAAGGACCTAATTCCAAAAGTTGATGCTATCTGTATCGCTGTCCCTACACTACTTCATCAAAAAGTAGGATTAGATTGTCTCAAGAGAGGTGCTAACGTTCTCATTGAAAAACCAATTGCAGCTAACGAGTTGGAAGCAAAATCTTTAATAGAGGCTGCTAATGCAAGTAACTGTCTATTACAAGTTGGCCATATTGAAAGATTTAATCCTGCTTTTAGAGAATTAAATAAAATAGTAAATAATGAAGAAATTGTTGTTTTAGAAGCAAGGAGGCACAGTCCTCATGCAGACAGAGCAAATGATGTATCTGTAGTAATGGATTTAATGATTCATGACATTGATCTTATTTTGGAGCTTGTAAACTCAAAAATACAAAAATTAGCAGCAGTTGGAGGAAGAAATAGCGAAGGATTAATAGATTACGTCAATGCTACTTTAGTTTTTAAAAATAATGTTATTGCAAGCCTAACTGCAAGCAAAATGAGTCACAAAAAAATTAGAAATTTAAGTGCTCACTGCCAAAATGGACTAGTAGAAACTGATTTCTTAAATCACTCTTTACAAATCCATCGAAAGTCTCATGAATCATACACAGCAGAGCATGGAGAATTAGTTTATAGAAATGATGGATATGTCGAAGAAGTTAGCACAACCTCCATCGAACCTCTTTATGCAGAACTGGAGCATTTTCTTAAGTGCGTTCAGGGCACGGAAATTCCTGAGGTGGATGGTGAGCAAGCCTCAAGAGCATTAAAAATTGCTGATTTTATAGAGAGTGCTGTAGAAAATTCTGGAGATGCGATTTTACTTGAAAATCCCGTCTAA